One region of Streptomyces rishiriensis genomic DNA includes:
- a CDS encoding MerR family transcriptional regulator, whose translation MRSSGDGTAGGAPGLGVGGSGPYPSPGSPARSSRAYPQQSSAADHAPQRPAAVPSSGGATSMASEQIGYRGPTACAAAGITYRQLDYWARTGLVEPSVRPAHGSGTQRLYSFRDVVVLKIVKRFLDTGVSLQNIRTAVQHLRERGFSDLERMTLMSDGATVYECTSPDEVHALLQGGQGIFGIAVGVVWRDVESALSQLHGERVDTGETLVGNNPADELARRRNRAV comes from the coding sequence GTGAGAAGCAGCGGCGACGGTACGGCTGGGGGTGCCCCCGGACTCGGTGTCGGGGGAAGCGGTCCGTACCCTTCCCCGGGCTCTCCAGCGCGTTCGAGCAGGGCCTACCCCCAGCAGAGCAGCGCGGCCGACCACGCTCCGCAGCGACCGGCGGCCGTGCCGAGCAGCGGAGGGGCGACGTCCATGGCGTCCGAGCAGATCGGCTATCGAGGTCCGACGGCTTGCGCGGCCGCGGGCATCACCTATCGGCAACTGGACTACTGGGCCCGCACCGGGCTGGTCGAGCCGAGTGTGCGGCCTGCCCACGGGTCCGGCACGCAGCGTCTTTACAGCTTCCGGGACGTCGTCGTCCTGAAGATCGTCAAGCGGTTCCTCGACACCGGGGTGTCGCTGCAGAACATCCGCACCGCCGTGCAGCATCTGCGGGAGCGCGGGTTCAGCGACCTGGAGCGCATGACGCTGATGAGCGACGGTGCCACCGTCTACGAGTGCACGTCGCCGGACGAGGTCCACGCGCTGCTGCAAGGCGGTCAGGGCATCTTCGGCATCGCGGTGGGCGTCGTGTGGCGGGACGTCGAGAGCGCGCTGTCGCAGCTGCACGGGGAGCGTGTCGACACCGGGGAGACGCTCGTCG
- the ftsR gene encoding transcriptional regulator FtsR, with translation MLQTPRGGVGHGTAAADGGSMSIGTVLNALRDEFPEVTVSKIRFLESEGLIEPQRTPSGYRKFSVQDVERLGHVLRMQRDHYLPLKVIREHLDAMERGEAAPLPTVGRQRDGEAVPEASEGPTVARIGRSELLAAAGIGEPELEEWESYGLVAPLEDGVYDAEAATVAALVAELGRFGIEPRHLRVMKAAADREAGLVDQVVAPLKRHRNPQTRAHAQARTKEIAGLTVRLHAALVQTALGVRLP, from the coding sequence ATGCTTCAAACACCGAGGGGCGGTGTCGGACACGGCACCGCCGCCGCGGACGGTGGTTCGATGAGCATCGGCACCGTGCTGAACGCGCTGCGCGACGAGTTTCCCGAAGTCACCGTCTCCAAGATCCGCTTTCTGGAGTCGGAAGGGCTCATCGAGCCGCAGCGAACCCCTTCGGGGTATCGGAAGTTCAGTGTGCAGGACGTCGAGCGCCTCGGCCACGTCCTGAGGATGCAGCGGGACCACTATCTGCCCCTCAAGGTCATCCGCGAGCATCTGGACGCCATGGAGCGCGGTGAGGCCGCACCGCTGCCGACCGTCGGCCGGCAGCGCGACGGTGAGGCCGTCCCCGAGGCGTCGGAGGGGCCCACCGTCGCCAGGATCGGCCGGTCCGAGCTGTTGGCGGCCGCGGGCATCGGTGAGCCGGAGCTCGAGGAGTGGGAGTCGTACGGCCTCGTTGCGCCGTTGGAGGACGGGGTCTACGACGCCGAGGCGGCCACCGTGGCAGCGCTTGTCGCCGAGCTGGGCCGGTTCGGGATCGAGCCCCGGCACCTGCGGGTGATGAAGGCCGCGGCGGATCGTGAGGCCGGTCTCGTGGACCAGGTGGTGGCCCCTCTCAAGCGCCATCGCAATCCGCAGACCAGGGCGCACGCGCAGGCCCGTACGAAGGAAATCGCGGGGCTCACGGTGCGGCTGCACGCGGCGTTGGTGCAGACGGCGCTCGGGGTGCGGCTGCCCTGA
- a CDS encoding bifunctional nuclease family protein, with product MNELDVVGVRVEMPSNQPIVLLREVGGDRYLPIWIGPGEATAIAFAQQGMAPARPLTHDLFKDVLEAVGQELTEVRITDLREGVFYAELVFASGVEVSARPSDAIALALRTGTPIFGSDTVLDDAGIAIPDEQEDEVEKFREFLDQISPEDFGSSNQ from the coding sequence GTGAACGAGCTCGATGTCGTAGGTGTCCGGGTCGAGATGCCCTCCAACCAACCGATCGTGCTGCTGCGTGAAGTGGGAGGCGACCGTTACCTTCCCATCTGGATCGGACCGGGGGAGGCGACGGCGATCGCCTTCGCCCAGCAGGGCATGGCTCCCGCGCGACCGCTGACCCACGACCTGTTCAAGGACGTGCTGGAAGCCGTCGGCCAGGAGCTCACCGAAGTGCGCATCACGGACCTGCGGGAGGGCGTCTTCTACGCGGAGCTGGTCTTCGCCAGCGGGGTCGAGGTGAGTGCGCGTCCGTCGGACGCCATAGCGCTGGCGTTGCGCACCGGGACACCGATCTTCGGCAGTGACACGGTCCTGGACGACGCGGGGATCGCCATCCCGGACGAGCAGGAGGACGAGGTGGAGAAGTTCCGCGAGTTCCTCGACCAGATCTCGCCCGAGGACTTCGGCAGCAGCAATCAGTAG